In a single window of the Acidaminococcales bacterium genome:
- a CDS encoding ribose-phosphate pyrophosphokinase, whose amino-acid sequence MLADDNKRLRIFTGTANSLLAQEIARYLGAAMGEARIGRFNNGEIQVMIEESVRGKEVFVLQSTSQPVNENLMELLIMVDAFKRASAKHITAVIPYYAYARQDRKTRGREPISAKLVSNLLSVAGVTRVVTMDLHAGQIQGFFDIPVDHLLGVPILADYVRAKKLEDFVVVSPDLGGVTRARSLADRLDSDIAIIEKRRPAPGVAEVMNIIGDVKGKTAVMIDDMVDTAGSLVEAAGALVKFGARDVYACCTHAVLTHPAVPRIENSPIKELVVTNTIPLTPDKQSEKIKVLSVAPIMGEAILRIYNEMSVSQLFNL is encoded by the coding sequence ATGCTGGCGGACGACAACAAACGGCTGCGCATTTTCACCGGTACGGCGAATTCGCTTCTGGCGCAGGAGATAGCGCGTTATTTGGGCGCGGCGATGGGAGAGGCGCGGATCGGCAGGTTCAATAACGGCGAAATACAGGTGATGATTGAGGAAAGCGTGCGCGGGAAGGAAGTTTTCGTCCTGCAATCGACCAGCCAGCCGGTAAACGAAAACCTGATGGAGCTTTTAATAATGGTCGATGCGTTCAAGCGCGCCTCCGCCAAACATATAACGGCGGTGATACCCTATTACGCCTACGCGCGCCAGGACAGGAAAACCAGGGGGCGCGAGCCGATTTCGGCCAAATTGGTGTCGAACCTACTGTCCGTCGCCGGCGTGACCAGGGTCGTAACTATGGACCTGCACGCCGGGCAGATCCAAGGTTTTTTTGACATACCGGTCGACCATCTTTTGGGCGTTCCCATTTTGGCCGATTATGTCCGCGCCAAAAAGCTGGAGGATTTCGTTGTCGTCTCCCCCGACCTGGGCGGGGTGACCAGGGCCAGAAGCTTGGCCGACCGACTGGATTCCGACATCGCGATTATCGAAAAAAGGCGCCCCGCGCCGGGCGTGGCGGAAGTAATGAACATAATCGGCGACGTGAAAGGCAAAACGGCAGTTATGATCGACGACATGGTCGATACGGCCGGTTCTTTGGTGGAAGCGGCGGGCGCGTTGGTCAAATTCGGCGCGCGGGACGTTTACGCCTGCTGCACGCACGCCGTGCTCACCCATCCGGCCGTGCCGCGCATAGAAAATTCGCCGATTAAAGAACTTGTCGTTACCAACACCATACCCCTTACGCCGGACAAGCAAAGCGAAAAAATCAAGGTGCTGTCGGTCGCGCCCATTATGGGGGAGGCTATTCTGCGCATTTACAATGAGATGTCGGTGAGCCAGTTGTTCAACCTGTGA
- the pth gene encoding aminoacyl-tRNA hydrolase, with product MKLIAGLGNIGEKYKNSRHNIGFAVADQLAARWGFAWRPERLALVGEVYRGGKVLVIKPATYMNLSGQAVRHYADYFQVGPQGTAIVHDDMDLPGCRIRVRKKGGDGGHNGVKSVIEELGTDAFVRFKIGIGHPMDYEGAVLRHVLTGFAQSELPAVAEAVQKTAEAIECWLAEGADAAMNRFNGV from the coding sequence ATGAAACTTATCGCCGGCTTGGGCAATATTGGGGAAAAATATAAAAACTCCCGGCACAACATAGGCTTTGCGGTCGCCGACCAATTGGCGGCCCGCTGGGGGTTCGCCTGGCGCCCCGAGCGGCTTGCCCTGGTAGGCGAAGTTTACCGGGGCGGCAAGGTATTGGTCATCAAGCCGGCCACCTACATGAATTTGAGCGGCCAGGCGGTCAGGCATTATGCCGATTATTTTCAAGTCGGGCCGCAAGGGACGGCCATCGTCCACGACGACATGGATCTTCCCGGATGCCGGATACGCGTGCGCAAAAAAGGCGGGGACGGCGGCCATAACGGCGTAAAATCTGTTATAGAGGAATTGGGGACGGACGCTTTCGTTCGTTTTAAAATCGGCATCGGCCATCCCATGGACTATGAAGGCGCGGTATTGCGGCACGTCCTGACCGGCTTTGCCCAAAGCGAACTGCCGGCCGTGGCGGAAGCCGTGCAAAAAACGGCCGAGGCGATCGAATGTTGGCTGGCGGAGGGCGCGGATGCGGCGATGAACCGTTTCAACGGCGTTTGA
- a CDS encoding VOC family protein gives MKIERLGHFVLTVKDIEKTMRFYTDVLGLEPVAA, from the coding sequence ATGAAAATAGAGCGCTTAGGCCATTTTGTGCTCACAGTAAAAGACATTGAAAAAACCATGCGTTTTTACACGGACGTGCTTGGCCTGGAGCCTGTCGCCGCCTAA
- a CDS encoding type 1 glutamine amidotransferase, with the protein MRIHCLQHDPAETPGSILDWAKRRGHDASCTLLCADGPLPLLSDFDWLVVMGGPMNVYEENRHPWLKREKVFLRAAIDAGKAVIGICLGGQLIACVTGGLVTKNPLPEIGWLPVRWRKEALDDPLFACFPPEATVLEWHGDTFSKLPDGARLLAESAACAHQAFVYKERVFGFQFHLEATELLLRQFTAEFAGDLTKSPYVQSAREILAHPEYIEQNNAWLSAFLTALEERETHRR; encoded by the coding sequence GTGCGTATTCATTGTTTGCAGCACGACCCGGCGGAAACTCCCGGCAGCATTTTGGACTGGGCAAAGCGGCGGGGGCACGACGCGTCTTGTACGCTTTTGTGCGCGGACGGGCCGCTGCCTCTTTTAAGCGATTTTGACTGGCTGGTGGTCATGGGCGGGCCGATGAATGTGTACGAAGAAAATCGCCATCCGTGGCTCAAACGGGAAAAAGTTTTTCTGCGCGCGGCCATAGACGCGGGGAAGGCCGTTATCGGCATTTGCCTCGGCGGCCAGTTGATCGCCTGCGTCACGGGCGGGCTCGTGACCAAAAACCCTTTGCCGGAGATTGGCTGGCTGCCTGTCCGCTGGCGGAAAGAAGCGCTGGATGACCCTTTGTTTGCCTGTTTTCCGCCGGAGGCGACGGTTCTTGAGTGGCACGGCGACACGTTCAGCAAACTGCCCGACGGCGCGCGGCTGCTGGCGGAAAGCGCGGCCTGCGCCCATCAGGCGTTTGTTTACAAAGAGCGGGTTTTCGGCTTTCAGTTTCATCTTGAGGCAACCGAACTGCTGCTTAGGCAATTTACCGCGGAATTCGCCGGCGACCTTACCAAATCGCCCTATGTGCAAAGCGCGCGGGAGATACTCGCCCATCCTGAATATATAGAGCAAAACAACGCTTGGCTGTCCGCCTTTTTGACCGCGCTGGAGGAGAGGGAAACCCATCGGCGCTGA
- a CDS encoding YitT family protein, with product MLKTQITRYAMITLGAALCSAAINIFYIPNNMLSSGVGGVSMILYFTLGLPMSAVNIAANAPLFIFAYRLMNRSYVLASLYGMFVFAFSLDAFRFMSYWRATDDLLLAALCGGLGNGVGGALMYRVNGGSGGTDIISAILNKFYGISYGTVSYAINSVIMVVCVFLFGLQPAAYTFIAIYIAARATDKVTAGFDNKKSILIVSALNDEIAWDITREIGRGVTFLFGEGAYTGQRRKVVFVVIKLTQIARVKNIVYRHDPQAFMIVQEATDVMGKGFTLKSDRELSDEKKRVRLKNIARIHKMRLELEALRNAAKHPPRPD from the coding sequence ATGCTCAAAACGCAAATAACCCGCTATGCGATGATTACTTTGGGCGCCGCCCTGTGCAGCGCCGCCATAAACATTTTTTACATCCCCAACAACATGTTGAGCAGCGGCGTCGGCGGCGTTTCCATGATCTTGTACTTTACTTTGGGTTTGCCCATGAGCGCGGTCAACATCGCGGCCAACGCGCCGCTTTTTATCTTCGCCTACCGCCTGATGAACCGAAGTTATGTGCTTGCCTCGCTTTACGGCATGTTTGTTTTCGCTTTTTCGCTGGACGCTTTCCGCTTCATGTCTTACTGGCGCGCGACCGACGACCTTTTGCTCGCCGCTTTGTGCGGCGGCCTCGGCAATGGCGTCGGCGGCGCGCTTATGTACAGGGTGAACGGCGGCAGCGGCGGCACGGACATCATCAGTGCCATTTTGAATAAATTTTACGGCATAAGCTACGGCACGGTCAGTTATGCCATAAACAGCGTCATCATGGTTGTATGCGTGTTCCTTTTCGGCTTGCAGCCGGCCGCGTATACTTTCATCGCCATATATATAGCCGCGCGCGCGACCGACAAGGTTACGGCCGGCTTTGACAACAAAAAGAGCATTCTGATCGTCTCTGCCCTCAACGATGAAATCGCGTGGGACATTACCCGCGAAATCGGGCGCGGGGTTACTTTTTTGTTCGGCGAGGGCGCTTATACGGGGCAGCGGCGCAAAGTGGTTTTCGTCGTGATCAAGCTTACGCAAATCGCCAGAGTAAAAAATATCGTCTATAGACACGACCCGCAAGCTTTCATGATCGTGCAGGAGGCGACCGACGTGATGGGCAAGGGGTTTACCCTGAAAAGCGACCGTGAACTGTCGGACGAGAAAAAACGCGTCCGTTTGAAAAACATCGCGCGCATACACAAAATGCGCCTGGAGCTTGAGGCTTTGCGCAACGCGGCCAAGCATCCCCCGCGCCCGGATTAG